Proteins from one Oscillatoria sp. FACHB-1407 genomic window:
- a CDS encoding PrsW family glutamic-type intramembrane protease: MTGPAAATPVLRQLPSVNAASSTDVTYPLTGEMTIGRDPRCQIVLDSMVYGGVSRQHAQVSLVTGSSNTWQICDLSSANGTFLNGHRLQGCQVLYPGDRITLGQNGPEFVFEQQLVSRVDAPPDPVLPSVAAFAATRRPGEPMPGGIPPSDVTLSQLFPIVSTGRDLTQKAYLVPAILTIAFVILMFIAVGTPVLFNLLLAAYIAGAAYYFVYQLCGKRKPWWLLVSAGVMTMLLLVSPVLELFILVFRVILPGSIPEGEPSGNFLNLLVGMFFGAGLMEELLKAIPVLLAYYIGTQLRSPLRERIGVWEPLDGILLGTASAVGFTLLETLGQYVPNIINDVTLQAGEGTGELVGLQLLIPRVLGSIAGHMAYSGYLGYFIGLSVLKPSKRWQILGVGYLTAAILHTLWNTTGSINFLILAIVGILSYAFLAAAILKARALSPTRSQNFATRFSRLP, translated from the coding sequence ATGACCGGACCTGCTGCTGCAACCCCTGTGCTCAGGCAACTCCCCTCGGTGAATGCAGCCAGTTCAACGGATGTAACCTATCCTTTGACCGGGGAGATGACGATTGGGCGTGATCCCCGATGTCAGATTGTGTTGGACTCAATGGTCTATGGGGGTGTTTCCCGCCAACATGCGCAGGTCAGTTTAGTAACAGGCAGTTCTAACACCTGGCAAATCTGTGACCTCAGTAGTGCGAACGGTACTTTTTTGAATGGACACCGATTGCAGGGGTGTCAGGTCTTGTATCCGGGCGATCGCATCACATTGGGGCAAAATGGCCCCGAATTTGTGTTTGAGCAGCAACTCGTCTCTCGTGTGGATGCTCCGCCTGATCCCGTATTGCCCTCGGTTGCCGCATTTGCTGCGACTCGCCGACCGGGGGAGCCAATGCCCGGTGGCATTCCTCCCAGTGATGTGACCCTGAGCCAACTGTTTCCTATCGTCTCAACCGGACGCGATCTGACCCAAAAAGCCTATCTGGTTCCCGCCATTCTTACGATCGCCTTCGTGATCTTAATGTTTATCGCCGTGGGAACACCAGTCCTCTTCAACCTGCTGCTAGCTGCCTACATCGCTGGTGCCGCTTACTATTTCGTCTACCAACTCTGTGGCAAGCGCAAACCCTGGTGGTTGCTCGTTTCCGCTGGAGTCATGACCATGCTGTTGCTGGTCAGCCCAGTGCTAGAGCTATTTATCCTGGTGTTTCGCGTCATTCTGCCGGGGTCGATTCCCGAAGGCGAACCCTCTGGCAATTTTCTCAACTTGCTCGTGGGAATGTTTTTTGGTGCCGGACTGATGGAGGAACTCCTCAAAGCTATTCCTGTCCTGCTGGCATACTACATTGGCACCCAACTGCGATCGCCCCTACGGGAGCGGATTGGGGTGTGGGAGCCACTCGATGGCATTCTGCTGGGAACCGCTTCAGCCGTTGGATTTACCCTACTGGAAACCCTGGGGCAGTACGTGCCCAACATTATCAACGATGTGACGCTGCAAGCTGGAGAAGGGACGGGCGAACTGGTTGGACTGCAATTACTGATCCCGCGTGTGTTGGGATCGATCGCCGGGCATATGGCTTACAGCGGTTATCTCGGCTATTTCATTGGGTTGAGTGTCCTTAAACCCTCAAAACGATGGCAAATTTTAGGGGTAGGGTATCTAACTGCCGCCATTCTCCACACCCTGTGGAATACGACAGGCAGTATTAACTTCCTGAT